From one Gracilibacillus salinarum genomic stretch:
- the trpA gene encoding tryptophan synthase subunit alpha gives MGKAKLEQAFNRVLDRGDKAFVPYIMAGDGGLDQLDEQLNFLEEAGATVVELGIAFSDPVADGPTIQEAGLRALENGVSLHAVLEKLQETKQTRQIPIVLMTYINPIHTYGIERFAKACEEAGVDGLIIPDLPLEEEGMIVPTLHDHEIALIRLAALTSTEERLTEIAKRTEGFLYAVTVTGTTGARASFQENLGEHLASLREKSNAPVLAGFGVSTPEHVRSLTEHCDGVVVGSKIVDSLHRGDRAGIEELIKSAQITSQQIK, from the coding sequence ATGGGTAAGGCAAAATTAGAGCAAGCTTTTAATCGTGTTTTAGATCGTGGAGACAAAGCATTTGTACCCTACATTATGGCTGGTGATGGCGGTCTTGATCAGTTAGACGAACAATTGAATTTTCTTGAAGAGGCAGGAGCAACAGTAGTCGAATTAGGGATCGCTTTTTCCGATCCGGTAGCGGATGGTCCGACGATTCAAGAGGCAGGTTTACGCGCATTGGAAAATGGTGTTTCGCTTCACGCCGTGCTGGAGAAGTTACAGGAAACGAAGCAAACTCGTCAGATTCCGATTGTCTTAATGACATATATCAATCCGATTCATACGTATGGTATCGAACGTTTTGCAAAGGCGTGTGAAGAAGCGGGAGTAGATGGACTGATTATTCCAGACTTACCTCTTGAAGAAGAGGGGATGATCGTACCGACACTTCATGATCACGAAATTGCCTTGATCCGGCTTGCGGCCTTAACGAGTACAGAAGAACGCCTAACCGAAATTGCAAAACGGACGGAAGGCTTCTTGTATGCTGTGACAGTAACAGGTACGACTGGTGCAAGAGCATCTTTCCAAGAGAATCTGGGTGAGCATCTTGCGTCCTTACGAGAAAAAAGTAATGCACCTGTACTTGCAGGTTTCGGTGTATCCACCCCCGAACACGTCCGTTCGTTAACGGAGCACTGTGATGGTGTAGTTGTCGGAAGTAAGATTGTTGACTCTTTACACCGAGGCGACCGAGCAGGCATTGAGGAATTGATAAAATCGGCCCAGATAACTTCTCAGCAGATTAAATAA
- the trpB gene encoding tryptophan synthase subunit beta has translation MAYQAPNETGHYGEYGGRFVPETLMPAVLELEKAYKEAIQDQAFLDEFDYYLKEYVGRETPLYYAERFSKKLGGPKIYLKREDLNHTGAHKINNALGQALLTVRMGKKKVVAETGAGQHGVATATVCALLGLECVIFMGKEDVRRQKLNVFRMELLGARVESVDQGSGTLKDAVNEALRYWVTNVEDTHYIIGSVVGPHPFPQIVRDFQSMIGSETKKQIQQKEGRLPDAVVACIGGGSNSMGMFYPFVEDDDVRLYGVEAGGKGVETDKHAVTLQYGTKGMLHGTMTYLLQDEHGQIQEAHSISAGLDYPGVGPEHSYLRDIGRVNYVHITDQEALEGLQELSRIEGIIPALESSHAIAYAMKLAKEMKEDDVMVICLSGRGDKDVETVRDALGGEANG, from the coding sequence ATGGCATATCAAGCACCAAATGAAACAGGTCATTACGGTGAATACGGAGGACGTTTTGTTCCGGAAACGTTAATGCCCGCTGTATTAGAATTAGAAAAGGCATATAAGGAAGCGATTCAGGATCAGGCATTCCTAGATGAATTCGATTATTATTTGAAAGAATATGTGGGACGCGAAACACCGTTGTATTATGCAGAACGTTTTTCTAAAAAATTGGGAGGACCTAAGATTTACTTGAAGCGTGAAGATTTAAATCATACAGGTGCTCACAAAATCAATAATGCATTAGGACAGGCGCTGTTAACCGTACGAATGGGTAAGAAAAAAGTAGTTGCTGAAACAGGTGCAGGACAGCATGGTGTTGCGACGGCAACAGTTTGTGCTTTATTAGGGTTAGAGTGTGTAATTTTTATGGGGAAAGAAGATGTCAGAAGGCAGAAGCTTAACGTGTTCCGGATGGAATTGCTAGGAGCGAGAGTCGAAAGTGTTGATCAGGGTAGTGGTACATTGAAAGATGCGGTGAATGAGGCGTTACGTTACTGGGTAACGAATGTGGAAGATACGCACTATATTATTGGATCTGTTGTTGGTCCACATCCATTCCCGCAGATTGTGCGTGATTTCCAAAGTATGATTGGTTCAGAAACGAAAAAGCAAATACAGCAAAAAGAAGGACGATTACCAGATGCGGTTGTTGCTTGTATCGGTGGAGGCAGTAACTCGATGGGAATGTTCTATCCGTTTGTGGAAGATGACGATGTGCGTCTATATGGAGTCGAAGCCGGTGGAAAAGGCGTCGAGACAGATAAGCATGCTGTCACATTACAATACGGGACTAAAGGGATGCTGCACGGTACCATGACGTATCTGTTGCAGGATGAACATGGCCAGATTCAAGAGGCTCATTCGATCTCAGCAGGTCTCGATTACCCAGGTGTAGGTCCTGAGCATAGTTATCTGCGAGATATTGGGCGCGTCAATTATGTTCACATTACTGATCAGGAAGCATTGGAAGGCTTGCAGGAGCTGTCACGGATAGAAGGAATTATCCCGGCATTGGAGAGCTCTCATGCGATTGCCTATGCGATGAAATTGGCAAAAGAAATGAAAGAGGATGACGTGATGGTGATCTGCTTATCCGGCAGAGGCGATAAAGACGTAGAAACGGTAAGAGATGCATTAGGGGGTGAAGCAAATGGGTAA
- a CDS encoding phosphoribosylanthranilate isomerase, translating into MTQVKICGLQNQLAIEAAAGADFIGFVFAKSTRRVTIDEATELAKYVPDGVKKVGVFVNESMETIRTIAEQVNLDYVQLHGDESPAFCRDIGLPVIKAFEVRDPSDLEKVAQYDCDYYLLDSPGGKYRGGSGETFDWSIAKQYDFLQKRIILAGGLRPGNVQEAITEVMPHGVDVSSGVETDGEKDLDKIHAFIDAVKKGDKDGISSTK; encoded by the coding sequence ATGACTCAAGTGAAAATCTGTGGTTTACAGAATCAACTAGCAATCGAGGCAGCTGCCGGCGCTGATTTTATCGGTTTTGTGTTTGCTAAGAGTACACGAAGAGTAACAATAGACGAAGCGACCGAACTGGCAAAATACGTTCCAGATGGCGTGAAGAAAGTGGGCGTTTTTGTTAATGAAAGCATGGAAACCATCCGAACGATAGCTGAACAAGTGAATTTGGACTATGTGCAACTGCACGGGGATGAGTCGCCTGCCTTTTGCCGGGACATTGGGTTGCCTGTGATTAAGGCATTTGAGGTGCGAGATCCAAGTGATTTAGAAAAGGTTGCACAGTACGACTGTGACTATTACTTGCTCGACAGTCCAGGCGGAAAGTACCGAGGCGGATCAGGTGAAACCTTCGACTGGTCCATTGCTAAGCAATATGATTTTCTGCAGAAACGAATTATTCTCGCTGGGGGATTAAGACCAGGGAACGTTCAAGAAGCGATCACAGAGGTTATGCCTCATGGTGTAGATGTTTCGAGCGGAGTAGAGACAGATGGTGAGAAAGATCTAGACAAAATACATGCATTTATAGATGCAGTAAAGAAAGGTGATAAAGATGGCATATCAAGCACCAAATGA
- the trpC gene encoding indole-3-glycerol phosphate synthase TrpC, with translation MTILDKILAEKEKEVAQLKAEYQPGTIQGKRVNISLYDQFMNADYMSIIAEMKRASPSKGLINDGVDPAEQGSLYEKCGAGAISVLTDTPFFQGKMEDMQAVREAVSIPVLNKDFIIDEIQIDRAYDAGANLILLIAAALPEGRLATLYQYAANKGLEILFEVHNEEELKVAQKIGASIIGINNRDLKTFEVDLAITEKLAERIDTSKTLVISESGMKEKADVERVRNAGARGILVGETMMRSANVKETFDQLRVPLGE, from the coding sequence ATGACAATATTAGATAAAATCTTAGCAGAAAAAGAAAAAGAAGTGGCACAACTAAAAGCAGAATATCAGCCCGGTACCATTCAGGGAAAACGAGTAAACATCTCACTGTATGATCAGTTTATGAATGCTGACTACATGAGTATTATTGCTGAAATGAAGCGAGCTTCACCGTCGAAAGGATTGATTAATGACGGAGTGGATCCTGCAGAACAAGGCAGTTTATATGAGAAATGCGGGGCTGGTGCCATTTCTGTTTTGACCGATACGCCTTTTTTTCAAGGCAAAATGGAAGACATGCAGGCAGTACGTGAAGCAGTCAGCATTCCGGTTTTAAATAAAGACTTTATCATCGATGAAATCCAGATTGATCGCGCTTATGATGCTGGGGCGAACCTGATTTTATTAATTGCTGCCGCCTTGCCGGAAGGCCGTTTAGCAACGTTATATCAGTATGCTGCCAATAAAGGTCTGGAAATTCTCTTTGAAGTGCATAACGAAGAGGAATTGAAGGTAGCACAGAAGATTGGAGCCAGCATCATCGGTATTAATAATCGTGATCTCAAGACGTTTGAGGTCGACTTAGCGATTACTGAGAAATTGGCTGAACGAATCGATACGAGCAAGACATTAGTAATCAGTGAAAGTGGTATGAAAGAAAAAGCAGATGTTGAACGAGTGAGGAATGCAGGAGCGCGAGGAATTCTCGTCGGTGAGACAATGATGCGATCCGCGAATGTAAAAGAAACCTTTGATCAACTTCGGGTTCCGTTAGGAGAATAA
- the trpD gene encoding anthranilate phosphoribosyltransferase, which translates to MRDFLNKVIAGEDLSLEEMELAARHMFAEDTSDIAIGGFLSALKAKGETSDEITGLVNVIREKSTLQLPGEIVGAIDNCGTGGDGSQSFNISTTSAFVIAGAGITVAKHGNRSISSKTGSADVLERLGVSLAFTPEQTQEILKENDIAFLFAPNVHPAMKRVMKARKELGVPTIFNLIGPLTNPVALTTQLLGTYRRDSLDIMANVLHKLGRKRALVVNGAGHMDEASLAGDNHLVLLERGEIMQFTLHPDEVGLSVVDNEAIKGGDAEDNAQILRDVLEGKAGPHRDTVVLNAGLGIFANGKAETVQQGVALAKESIDSGAALQKLENLIAYSNKVKQEV; encoded by the coding sequence ATGAGGGATTTTTTGAATAAGGTAATTGCCGGAGAAGATTTGTCCTTGGAGGAAATGGAATTGGCAGCTCGACATATGTTTGCCGAAGACACAAGTGATATTGCAATTGGTGGCTTCTTGTCCGCTTTAAAAGCTAAAGGGGAGACATCAGATGAAATCACCGGCTTAGTCAATGTGATCAGGGAAAAATCTACACTGCAGCTGCCGGGAGAAATAGTAGGGGCAATCGATAATTGCGGCACAGGTGGCGATGGATCGCAAAGTTTTAATATTAGTACAACATCTGCCTTTGTGATTGCGGGAGCAGGAATTACTGTTGCCAAGCATGGTAACCGGAGTATTTCCAGTAAAACAGGAAGTGCCGATGTACTGGAACGTCTCGGGGTATCATTAGCCTTCACACCTGAGCAGACACAGGAGATCCTAAAGGAAAATGATATTGCCTTCTTATTCGCACCGAATGTACATCCAGCTATGAAACGGGTGATGAAAGCACGTAAAGAATTAGGCGTACCAACTATTTTTAATTTAATTGGTCCATTAACCAATCCGGTGGCATTAACTACCCAACTGCTAGGAACATACCGTCGTGACTCTCTTGATATCATGGCAAATGTCTTGCATAAGTTAGGACGGAAAAGAGCGTTAGTTGTTAATGGAGCAGGCCATATGGATGAAGCCTCTTTAGCTGGTGACAATCATTTAGTATTATTAGAAAGAGGAGAGATTATGCAATTCACGCTGCATCCCGATGAGGTAGGGTTATCTGTGGTGGATAACGAAGCGATCAAAGGTGGCGATGCGGAAGACAACGCACAAATCTTACGTGATGTATTAGAAGGGAAAGCAGGTCCGCATCGTGATACGGTTGTTTTGAATGCTGGACTTGGCATCTTCGCGAATGGAAAAGCAGAAACTGTTCAACAAGGAGTGGCGCTTGCTAAAGAATCGATTGATTCAGGTGCCGCCTTGCAAAAATTAGAAAACTTAATTGCCTACAGCAATAAAGTGAAGCAAGAGGTGTAA
- a CDS encoding anthranilate synthase component II, whose amino-acid sequence MILLIDNYDSFTYNLFQYVSELGKEVEVVRNDRITLDEIRSKEPEAIILSPGPGTPEEAGICIDVVKHLATEFPILGICLGHQAIGAAYGATISHAGQIKHGKTSMIRHQNDEIFHYLEQPLEVMRYHSLVIEKNSIPSDLLVTATAMDDQEIMAVKHTYLPVYGLQFHPESIGTGKGKKLLNNFFEAIRKEKIS is encoded by the coding sequence ATGATTCTCTTAATCGATAATTATGATTCCTTTACCTATAACTTATTTCAATACGTGTCAGAGCTTGGCAAGGAAGTCGAAGTAGTCCGTAACGACAGAATAACATTGGACGAAATCAGATCAAAGGAACCGGAAGCGATTATACTCTCACCTGGCCCAGGGACACCAGAAGAAGCAGGTATTTGCATTGATGTTGTCAAGCATTTGGCAACGGAATTTCCGATATTGGGCATTTGTTTAGGGCATCAGGCAATTGGAGCAGCATATGGAGCAACCATTAGTCATGCAGGTCAAATCAAACATGGTAAAACATCGATGATTCGTCATCAAAATGATGAAATTTTTCATTATTTGGAACAGCCGTTGGAAGTGATGCGATACCATTCTTTAGTCATTGAAAAGAACTCGATCCCAAGTGATTTGTTAGTGACAGCAACAGCAATGGATGATCAGGAAATCATGGCGGTCAAACACACGTATCTACCGGTTTATGGTTTGCAGTTTCACCCTGAATCGATTGGTACAGGGAAGGGGAAAAAGTTGTTAAATAACTTCTTTGAAGCGATAAGAAAGGAGAAAATATCATGA
- the trpE gene encoding anthranilate synthase component I — MINYKSTILNGDTITPISVFNRIKGKKKFLLESSVSHGDKGRFSFIGINPYKEIIGTKAETTIIDYSKDTRETIQQLPLEVVKAHIPNQELPLPFVFYGGAIGYIGYDAIRQYEDIGALLEDEIEMPDVHMMFYQDVIVFDHKKQEVTVTTINLDETRNDQQLEQQLYQLQDQILTPETTMTDEALHVSFQPSIEKERFLQMVESAKQHIIDGDIFQVVLSQRMKASFDADPFTFYRKLRVANPSPYMYFIDFEDYIVLGASPESLIKTTGKEVVTNPIAGTRPRGKSEDEDRQFETDLIGDDKELAEHKMLVDLSRNDLGRVCEIGSITIPKYMTIERYQHVMHIVSEVHGQLTEAYTGLDALISALPAGTVSGAPKIRAMQIINDLEEKKRGVYAGAVGYINMNGDLDLALAIRTMVIKGKNAYVQAGAGIVYDSNPESEYQETLNKAKSLLEVSKK, encoded by the coding sequence ATGATTAATTATAAATCTACGATATTAAATGGGGATACGATCACACCGATCTCTGTCTTCAACCGCATCAAAGGAAAGAAAAAGTTCTTACTGGAAAGCTCCGTCAGTCACGGTGATAAAGGTCGTTTTTCTTTTATCGGCATTAATCCGTACAAAGAAATTATCGGTACGAAAGCAGAAACAACCATCATTGACTATAGCAAGGACACAAGAGAGACCATTCAGCAATTGCCGTTAGAAGTTGTCAAAGCACATATACCAAATCAGGAATTGCCATTACCATTTGTTTTCTATGGAGGGGCAATTGGTTATATCGGTTACGATGCGATCAGACAATATGAAGATATTGGCGCTCTGTTGGAGGATGAAATTGAGATGCCGGATGTCCACATGATGTTTTATCAGGATGTTATCGTCTTTGACCATAAGAAACAAGAAGTGACGGTCACGACCATTAACTTAGATGAAACACGAAATGATCAGCAATTAGAACAGCAACTCTACCAGCTGCAGGATCAAATTCTGACACCTGAGACGACGATGACGGACGAAGCGTTGCATGTCAGCTTCCAGCCATCGATTGAAAAAGAAAGATTCTTACAAATGGTTGAGTCCGCAAAACAACATATTATCGATGGTGATATCTTTCAAGTTGTTTTATCACAGCGGATGAAAGCAAGCTTTGATGCTGATCCTTTCACTTTTTACCGGAAATTACGAGTCGCTAATCCATCGCCTTATATGTATTTCATCGATTTTGAGGACTACATTGTGCTAGGTGCATCACCGGAAAGTTTGATTAAAACAACTGGTAAAGAGGTCGTGACCAATCCAATTGCTGGTACGAGACCAAGAGGGAAATCAGAAGATGAGGATCGTCAGTTCGAAACAGATCTGATCGGAGATGACAAAGAGCTTGCCGAGCACAAGATGTTAGTAGACTTAAGCCGGAATGATCTTGGTCGTGTTTGTGAGATTGGTTCGATAACGATTCCGAAATATATGACGATTGAGCGCTATCAGCATGTTATGCATATCGTTTCCGAAGTACATGGACAATTGACCGAAGCATACACAGGACTGGATGCACTAATTTCGGCCTTGCCAGCTGGCACCGTATCAGGGGCACCGAAAATTCGTGCCATGCAAATTATTAATGACCTGGAAGAAAAGAAACGCGGCGTCTATGCCGGTGCAGTTGGCTATATCAATATGAATGGTGATCTTGATTTAGCGTTAGCCATTCGCACCATGGTGATTAAAGGCAAGAATGCTTATGTACAGGCAGGAGCGGGCATTGTCTATGATTCTAATCCAGAATCGGAATATCAAGAAACATTAAATAAAGCAAAATCATTATTGGAGGTAAGTAAAAAATGA
- a CDS encoding 3-dehydroquinate synthase II codes for MDTSFQEAEIIKVESIGEGSRVCLDFVDALAPTEGILLGNTGHGYVFVLAENRSTDTYPARPFRINSGAIHHYALKSEDTTAYLAELQPGQVMSVYNAQGEIRQIAIGRVKVEKRPLMRVVAKVGDTEISATLQEADSVHVYAADEGEKQAITLQTGDRILVKLDQPGRHLGQKIEEDIVEF; via the coding sequence ATGGATACATCTTTTCAGGAAGCAGAAATTATCAAAGTGGAATCAATTGGAGAAGGATCAAGAGTTTGCCTGGATTTTGTGGATGCTCTGGCCCCGACAGAAGGAATTTTGCTCGGGAATACCGGGCATGGCTACGTATTTGTATTAGCAGAGAATCGTTCTACAGATACATACCCTGCCAGACCTTTTCGGATTAATAGTGGTGCGATTCATCACTATGCCTTGAAAAGTGAGGACACTACTGCTTACTTAGCTGAATTACAACCAGGTCAAGTAATGTCTGTCTATAATGCGCAAGGTGAAATCAGACAAATCGCAATCGGCCGAGTGAAGGTGGAGAAGAGGCCATTGATGAGGGTCGTTGCAAAAGTTGGTGACACCGAGATCTCTGCGACACTGCAAGAAGCAGATAGTGTACATGTTTATGCTGCTGATGAAGGGGAGAAGCAAGCAATCACCTTACAGACTGGTGACCGGATTTTAGTGAAATTGGATCAGCCGGGCAGACACCTTGGACAAAAGATTGAAGAAGATATCGTTGAATTTTAA
- a CDS encoding Gfo/Idh/MocA family protein — MKKKYVLVGTGGRAEFFYGSLVRDFQETSELVAFCDSNQTRLDYANQLLVDKYNVEAINTYTADRFDEMIESEKPDIVIVTSMDRTHHRYIIRALELGCDAITEKPMTVDAEKTQAIIDAIERTGQNVRVTFNYRYAPHNTKIRELIRDDVIGKVNSVHFEWALDTQHGADYFRRWHRDKRNSGGLLVHKSTHHFDLVNFWLNTEPETVYATGGLQFYGKENAEERGVTKFYERAHGSDYAKDDPFAIDMESNPHLKAMYLDAEKEDGYHRDQSVFGDGINIEDTLGVNVTYKNKAILTYSLNAYLPWEGFQIAFNGTKGRIEVAVREQSYINSGGEKGDEGKLKEKTIRVLPMFGEPYEVEVEEKEGGHGGGDPELLNDLFGEPKEDEFKRAASHVDGAISILTGIAGNQSLATGQAVKIKDLVDLKR, encoded by the coding sequence TTGAAGAAAAAATATGTCCTAGTAGGAACTGGTGGACGTGCAGAATTCTTTTATGGTTCATTGGTGAGAGACTTTCAGGAAACAAGTGAATTAGTAGCTTTTTGTGACTCCAATCAGACAAGACTCGATTATGCCAATCAATTGTTAGTAGACAAATATAATGTAGAAGCAATTAATACGTATACAGCAGATCGATTCGATGAAATGATAGAATCCGAGAAACCGGACATTGTCATCGTTACATCCATGGACAGAACACATCATCGTTATATCATCAGAGCGTTGGAGTTAGGCTGTGATGCCATAACGGAAAAACCAATGACAGTCGATGCAGAAAAAACACAGGCCATTATCGACGCAATTGAGCGCACTGGACAAAATGTTCGGGTGACATTCAATTATCGTTATGCACCACATAATACCAAGATTCGTGAATTGATTCGCGATGACGTCATAGGAAAAGTCAATTCTGTTCACTTCGAATGGGCATTAGATACACAGCATGGGGCTGATTATTTCCGTCGCTGGCACCGTGATAAGCGTAATAGCGGAGGTTTGCTCGTGCATAAATCAACCCACCATTTTGACCTTGTTAACTTCTGGCTTAACACAGAACCTGAAACTGTGTATGCTACAGGTGGCTTGCAATTTTACGGGAAAGAAAATGCTGAAGAGCGCGGTGTTACGAAGTTTTATGAACGAGCGCATGGCAGTGATTACGCGAAGGACGATCCATTCGCGATTGATATGGAGTCCAATCCGCACTTAAAAGCGATGTATTTGGATGCCGAGAAAGAAGACGGCTATCACCGTGATCAGAGTGTGTTTGGTGATGGTATTAATATTGAAGATACATTAGGCGTCAATGTTACGTATAAAAATAAAGCAATATTAACGTATTCCTTAAATGCGTACCTGCCTTGGGAAGGATTCCAAATTGCTTTCAACGGAACGAAAGGGAGAATTGAAGTTGCAGTAAGAGAACAATCCTATATTAATTCCGGAGGAGAAAAAGGTGACGAAGGGAAACTGAAAGAGAAAACGATTCGTGTGCTGCCAATGTTTGGCGAACCATACGAAGTGGAAGTGGAAGAAAAAGAAGGAGGCCACGGAGGTGGTGATCCTGAATTGTTAAATGATTTATTCGGTGAACCGAAAGAAGATGAATTCAAGCGAGCAGCATCACATGTTGATGGAGCTATTTCCATCTTGACAGGTATTGCTGGTAATCAATCATTAGCAACAGGTCAAGCAGTAAAAATTAAAGATTTAGTAGATTTGAAGAGGTAA
- a CDS encoding LysM peptidoglycan-binding and 3D domain-containing protein translates to MKKFFVSLGFAATSFLFVLPVSAAEYQVEKGDNLWSIAEEHKTSVAELMETNNLESDLIFPEQKLEIDKELTYIVEKGDSLSEIAVEHDVTVSDLKEWNNLETDLIIIGEKLMIKDSKKATEEDTDQKAQTKQTAKEDKQQESTKQESTQEETPEASEPAVEQTNSEKEASSEKSGETISVSATAYTAQCEGCSGVTATGIDLNENPNMKVIAVDPNVIPLGSRVYVEGYGEAIAADTGGAIKGNKIDIHVPNKDEATDWGVRTVDVTILE, encoded by the coding sequence ATGAAAAAGTTTTTTGTGTCATTAGGATTTGCAGCGACTAGTTTCCTATTTGTGCTACCAGTATCGGCAGCAGAATATCAAGTAGAAAAGGGAGACAATCTTTGGTCCATTGCGGAGGAACATAAAACATCAGTTGCGGAATTAATGGAAACGAACAACCTGGAGTCAGACTTAATTTTTCCAGAACAGAAATTAGAGATAGATAAAGAATTAACTTACATTGTAGAAAAAGGTGACTCACTTAGTGAAATAGCAGTAGAACATGATGTAACAGTGAGTGATCTTAAAGAGTGGAATAATCTTGAAACAGATTTAATCATCATTGGTGAAAAACTAATGATTAAAGATTCTAAGAAAGCAACAGAAGAAGATACAGATCAGAAAGCTCAAACAAAGCAAACAGCTAAAGAGGACAAGCAGCAAGAAAGTACAAAACAAGAAAGCACTCAGGAAGAAACACCGGAAGCTTCTGAACCAGCAGTAGAACAAACAAACTCTGAGAAAGAAGCATCATCAGAAAAATCTGGTGAAACAATCAGTGTAAGTGCAACAGCATACACTGCACAATGTGAAGGTTGCTCTGGTGTAACAGCAACAGGAATTGACTTAAATGAAAATCCAAATATGAAAGTCATTGCTGTAGATCCAAATGTTATTCCACTAGGCTCAAGAGTCTATGTTGAAGGCTATGGTGAAGCTATTGCAGCAGATACAGGCGGAGCAATCAAAGGTAACAAGATTGATATCCACGTTCCAAACAAAGATGAAGCAACTGATTGGGGCGTACGAACAGTAGACGTCACAATCCTTGAATAA
- a CDS encoding bifunctional metallophosphatase/5'-nucleotidase: protein MKRFSICITSDVHGYIMPNNYRNQEEEAMGLAKAASIISEIRKKHRMILIDNGDFIQGSPFTYYFAKKVSRKPSPMIKSANLLGYDAAIIGNHEFNYGMSYLNNTIDASDFPWLSANIVHHDTGEPVFGQPYIIKEIDHVRVAILGTTTHYIPNWEDPKTIEGLSFEDACQSIKKWVDFIKVTEAPDVMVVCYHGGFERDPSSGEPTEASTGENQGYQICETVDGIDILITGHQHRYIAEVIKGVTVIQPGSNGQALGEIVVSYNEAEVASISTAIHYVGEQTTVDTQITDGIAEEEKEVQAFLDQTIATTAGAMEIQDPLSVRMQGHPFINYINALQMKVSDAPISCTALFHDQSPGFPKQITMRDIVANYIYPNTLKVLRVTGNDIKAALEKSATFFTVDNGQININPDFIHPKPQPYNYDMWQGIDYQIKVSNPIGDRVIKLSFQGEPIEPEQYYQVVMNNYRASGGGDYHMFKQKEVIKDIPVDMTELITDDLLKQGVIHPDLTRHFEILR, encoded by the coding sequence ATGAAGCGTTTTTCGATATGTATAACAAGTGATGTGCATGGCTATATTATGCCAAATAATTATCGCAACCAAGAGGAGGAAGCGATGGGATTGGCTAAGGCAGCCTCCATTATTAGTGAGATACGAAAGAAGCATCGTATGATATTAATTGACAATGGTGATTTTATTCAAGGAAGTCCTTTCACCTATTACTTCGCAAAAAAAGTGTCCCGTAAGCCAAGCCCGATGATTAAATCTGCCAATCTATTAGGGTATGATGCAGCCATTATTGGTAATCATGAATTTAATTATGGTATGTCCTATTTAAATAATACGATAGATGCTTCTGATTTTCCGTGGCTCTCAGCTAATATCGTCCATCATGATACAGGTGAACCGGTATTTGGCCAACCTTACATTATCAAAGAGATTGATCATGTGCGCGTAGCTATTCTTGGTACTACCACACACTATATACCTAATTGGGAGGATCCGAAAACAATAGAAGGTTTGTCTTTCGAAGATGCATGTCAATCTATTAAAAAATGGGTTGACTTTATTAAAGTAACAGAAGCACCTGATGTCATGGTCGTTTGTTACCATGGCGGCTTCGAACGTGATCCTTCCTCAGGTGAGCCGACGGAAGCGTCCACAGGGGAAAATCAAGGCTATCAAATTTGTGAAACGGTCGATGGGATCGATATATTGATTACAGGACATCAACATCGTTACATAGCCGAGGTGATCAAAGGAGTAACAGTTATTCAGCCTGGCAGTAATGGACAGGCTCTTGGTGAGATTGTTGTGAGCTATAATGAGGCGGAAGTTGCTTCAATAAGTACAGCGATTCATTATGTAGGAGAACAAACAACTGTTGATACACAGATAACAGACGGAATAGCGGAGGAAGAAAAAGAAGTGCAAGCATTTCTGGATCAGACCATTGCAACGACAGCTGGTGCTATGGAAATTCAAGATCCCTTGTCCGTTAGAATGCAGGGACACCCTTTTATTAACTATATCAATGCACTGCAAATGAAAGTGTCTGATGCGCCTATTTCCTGTACGGCGTTATTCCATGATCAATCTCCAGGATTTCCAAAGCAGATCACGATGCGGGATATTGTCGCCAACTATATTTATCCGAACACATTGAAAGTTCTGCGTGTTACCGGTAATGACATTAAAGCAGCTTTAGAGAAATCGGCTACTTTTTTTACGGTAGATAATGGACAAATTAATATCAATCCTGATTTTATCCATCCGAAACCTCAACCATACAATTATGATATGTGGCAAGGAATTGACTATCAAATCAAAGTCTCTAATCCAATCGGTGATAGAGTTATCAAGCTTAGCTTCCAAGGTGAGCCGATCGAGCCTGAACAATATTATCAAGTGGTGATGAATAATTACCGTGCCAGTGGCGGTGGAGACTATCATATGTTCAAACAAAAAGAAGTGATAAAAGATATTCCTGTTGACATGACGGAATTGATTACAGATGATCTGTTAAAACAGGGCGTAATCCATCCAGATTTGACTAGACATTTTGAAATTCTGAGATAA